In Halogeometricum sp. S1BR25-6, a single genomic region encodes these proteins:
- the hisG gene encoding ATP phosphoribosyltransferase: protein MRIAVPNKGRLHDPTVELLERAGLHIKNGANRKLYADTVDPDVTVLFARAADIPEYVRDGAAEVGVTGLDQMRESGHDLEELVDLEFGSCRLVLAAPEDGDIESVEDVAGKTVATEFPTIAREYFAEQGVDAEVVEVTGATELTPHVEMADAIIDITSTGTTLRMNRLAIVDEVLESSVRLFAHPDAVDDPKVEQLVTAFRSVLAAEDKRYVMMNAPRDRLDDIREVLPGLGGPTVMDVAGDDAVAVHAVVDERHVFEVVNDLKAVGASGILVTEIERLVE from the coding sequence ATGCGTATCGCCGTGCCCAACAAGGGGCGCCTCCACGACCCGACCGTCGAACTCTTAGAGCGCGCCGGCCTCCACATCAAGAACGGAGCGAACCGAAAACTGTACGCCGACACCGTCGACCCCGACGTGACGGTGCTGTTCGCCCGCGCGGCCGACATTCCGGAGTACGTCCGCGACGGCGCCGCCGAAGTCGGCGTCACGGGTCTCGACCAGATGCGCGAGTCGGGCCACGACCTCGAAGAACTCGTCGACTTGGAGTTCGGCTCCTGTCGGTTGGTCCTCGCGGCGCCCGAGGATGGCGACATCGAGTCGGTCGAGGACGTGGCGGGCAAGACCGTCGCCACGGAGTTTCCCACCATCGCCCGCGAGTACTTCGCCGAGCAGGGCGTCGACGCCGAGGTGGTCGAGGTGACCGGCGCGACCGAACTCACCCCGCACGTCGAGATGGCCGACGCCATCATCGACATCACCTCCACGGGGACGACCCTGCGGATGAACCGCCTCGCAATCGTCGACGAGGTGCTCGAATCGTCGGTGCGCCTGTTCGCGCACCCCGACGCCGTCGACGACCCGAAGGTCGAGCAGTTGGTGACGGCCTTCCGGTCCGTTCTCGCCGCCGAGGACAAGCGCTACGTGATGATGAACGCCCCCCGCGACAGACTGGACGACATCCGCGAGGTGCTTCCCGGCCTCGGCGGTCCGACGGTGATGGACGTGGCCGGCGACGACGCCGTCGCGGTCCACGCCGTCGTCGACGAGCGCCACGTCTTCGAGGTGGTGAACGACCTGAAGGCGGTCGGCGCCTCGGGCATCCTCGTCACCGAA
- a CDS encoding winged helix-turn-helix transcriptional regulator encodes MTETRTQIRTYVDSHPGVHFNGLVRSLDLAPGQVQHHVRRLVETEAVVREEFYGRTHYYSPGLTEWERATVALYHRGTARAVLETLLEDGEARPAALADDLGIARSTLEWHVGHLEAEGVVEKERDIRNRVTLVLDRPAATAALLSRLDADAVAAAERSADAAGPSETPVDAD; translated from the coding sequence ATGACCGAGACACGAACCCAAATCCGCACGTACGTCGACTCGCACCCGGGCGTCCACTTCAACGGCCTCGTCCGTTCGCTGGACCTCGCGCCCGGTCAGGTCCAACATCACGTCCGCCGCCTGGTCGAGACGGAGGCGGTCGTCCGCGAGGAGTTCTACGGCCGGACGCACTACTACTCCCCCGGCCTCACCGAGTGGGAGCGCGCGACCGTCGCCCTCTATCACCGCGGGACCGCGCGCGCGGTGCTCGAAACCCTCCTCGAAGACGGGGAGGCGCGCCCGGCGGCCCTCGCCGACGACCTCGGTATCGCCCGGAGCACCCTAGAGTGGCACGTCGGCCACCTCGAAGCCGAGGGCGTCGTCGAGAAGGAGCGCGACATCCGAAACCGCGTGACGCTGGTGCTCGACCGGCCGGCGGCGACGGCGGCGCTGCTCTCGCGCCTCGACGCGGACGCGGTTGCGGCGGCGGAACGGAGCGCCGACGCCGCCGGACCGAGTGAGACGCCCGTCGACGCCGACTGA
- a CDS encoding amidohydrolase — protein sequence MNALCIAGGRVLRPDCSVEAADVIVDRDTGNVHDVGEGLAAEYDGETLDAAGGVVMPGLVNAHTHAAMTLLRGYADDKPLGSWLREDIWPAEAALEPEDVRAGTELGMVEMIRSGTTAFADMYFEVPEVAAAVEESGMRARLGHGVVTVAKDDEDAAEDVEESLRVAREFDGAADGRIRTAFMPHSLTTVSEEFLREATATAREEGIPLHFHANETADEVSPIVDDYEKRPLSYADDLGMLTEDDFLAHGVHTDAEEIELLAARGTSVIHCPASNTKLASGIAPIQEMLDAGVNVGIGTDGAASNNDLDMFDELRDAAMIGKLGADDAAAVPAAAAVTAATAGSADAVGLPGGRIKVGGAADLIVVDFDAPHLAPAHDAVSHLAYAVRGSDVRHTVCDGRVLMEDREVQTLDEERVVETAKERAESLVERAE from the coding sequence ATGAACGCGCTCTGTATCGCGGGCGGTCGGGTGCTCCGCCCGGACTGCTCCGTCGAGGCGGCCGACGTAATCGTCGACCGGGACACCGGCAACGTCCACGACGTGGGCGAGGGACTCGCGGCCGAGTACGACGGTGAGACGCTGGACGCCGCGGGCGGCGTGGTGATGCCGGGACTCGTCAACGCCCACACGCACGCGGCGATGACGCTGCTCCGGGGGTATGCCGACGACAAACCGCTCGGGTCGTGGCTCCGCGAGGACATCTGGCCCGCGGAGGCCGCCCTCGAACCCGAGGACGTGCGCGCCGGCACCGAACTCGGAATGGTGGAGATGATTCGCTCGGGGACGACGGCCTTCGCGGACATGTACTTCGAGGTGCCCGAAGTCGCCGCCGCCGTCGAGGAGTCCGGGATGCGCGCCCGCCTCGGCCACGGCGTCGTCACCGTCGCCAAGGACGACGAGGATGCCGCCGAGGACGTCGAGGAGAGCCTCCGCGTCGCCCGCGAGTTCGACGGCGCCGCGGACGGGCGAATCCGCACGGCGTTCATGCCCCATTCGCTGACGACGGTGAGCGAGGAGTTCCTCCGGGAGGCCACCGCGACGGCCCGCGAGGAGGGGATTCCGCTGCACTTCCACGCGAACGAGACGGCCGACGAGGTGTCGCCCATCGTCGACGACTACGAGAAGCGCCCGCTGTCGTACGCCGACGACCTCGGCATGTTGACGGAGGACGACTTCCTCGCCCACGGGGTCCACACCGACGCCGAGGAGATAGAACTCCTCGCCGCGCGCGGCACGAGCGTGATTCACTGCCCCGCCTCGAACACGAAACTCGCCTCCGGCATCGCGCCGATACAGGAGATGCTGGACGCGGGCGTGAACGTCGGCATCGGCACCGACGGCGCCGCCTCGAACAACGACCTCGACATGTTCGACGAACTGCGCGACGCGGCGATGATCGGGAAACTCGGCGCCGACGACGCCGCGGCCGTCCCCGCCGCCGCCGCCGTCACCGCCGCCACCGCGGGGAGCGCGGACGCCGTCGGCCTCCCCGGCGGTCGAATCAAGGTCGGCGGCGCGGCGGACCTCATCGTAGTGGACTTCGACGCGCCGCACCTCGCGCCCGCCCACGACGCGGTGAGCCACCTCGCCTACGCCGTCCGCGGGTCCGACGTGCGCCACACCGTCTGCGACGGGCGGGTGCTGATGGAGGACCGCGAGGTGCAGACGCTGGACGAGGAGCGAGTCGTGGAGACGGCGAAAGAGCGGGCGGAATCATTGGTGGAACGGGCGGAGTAA
- a CDS encoding adenosylhomocysteinase: MSDYAPVSEHLDDVESARTEGRRKMDWALQHMPILTELREQFEAEKPLEGEVIGMAMHVEAKTANLVELLALGGAEVAITGCNPLSTHDDVSAALDANDAITSYAVRGVDDDDYYAAIESVIDHEPTLTVDDGMDMVFAIHEEHPELIDTIVGGCEETTTGVHRLRAMDEDGALNYPVFAVNDTPMKRLFDNVHGTGESSLANIAMTTNVSFASKNVVVAGYGYCGKGVAKKASGQNANVVVTEVEPRRALEAHMEGYEVLPMKEAAKKGDIFVTTTGNRDIITEEDFEVMKDGAILSNAGHFDIEIDLDALSDLASEEYDARDGVRAYEMDDGRRINVLAEGRLVNLASPIALGHPIEVMDQSFGVQAVCVRELVENGDDYGAGVHDVPDDLDKEVAEIKLAAEGVEIDALSEEQREYMGSWSHGT, encoded by the coding sequence ATGAGTGACTATGCCCCCGTAAGCGAGCATCTCGACGATGTGGAGAGCGCTCGCACAGAGGGACGACGCAAGATGGATTGGGCGCTCCAGCACATGCCCATCCTGACGGAACTCCGCGAGCAGTTCGAGGCCGAGAAACCCTTAGAAGGCGAAGTCATCGGCATGGCGATGCACGTCGAGGCGAAGACGGCCAACCTGGTCGAACTCCTGGCCCTCGGCGGCGCGGAAGTTGCCATCACCGGCTGTAACCCGCTGTCGACGCACGACGACGTGAGTGCCGCCCTCGACGCCAACGACGCGATTACCTCCTACGCCGTCCGTGGCGTCGACGACGACGACTACTACGCCGCCATCGAGTCGGTCATCGACCACGAACCCACCCTGACCGTCGACGACGGGATGGACATGGTGTTCGCCATCCACGAGGAGCACCCCGAACTCATCGACACCATCGTCGGCGGGTGCGAGGAGACGACGACGGGCGTCCACCGCCTCCGCGCGATGGACGAGGACGGCGCGCTGAACTACCCCGTCTTCGCCGTCAACGACACGCCGATGAAGCGCCTGTTCGACAACGTCCACGGCACCGGCGAGTCCTCCTTGGCTAACATCGCCATGACGACGAACGTCTCCTTCGCCTCGAAGAACGTCGTCGTCGCCGGCTACGGCTACTGCGGAAAGGGCGTCGCGAAGAAGGCCTCGGGCCAGAACGCGAACGTCGTCGTCACCGAAGTCGAACCCCGCCGCGCCCTCGAAGCGCACATGGAGGGCTACGAGGTGCTCCCGATGAAGGAGGCCGCGAAGAAGGGCGATATCTTCGTGACGACGACGGGTAACCGCGACATCATCACCGAAGAGGACTTCGAGGTGATGAAGGACGGCGCCATCCTCTCGAACGCCGGCCACTTCGACATCGAAATCGACCTCGACGCCCTCTCGGACCTCGCGAGCGAGGAGTACGACGCCCGCGACGGCGTCCGCGCCTACGAGATGGACGACGGCCGCCGCATCAACGTGCTCGCGGAGGGCCGCCTCGTCAACCTCGCCTCGCCCATCGCCCTGGGTCACCCCATCGAGGTGATGGACCAGTCGTTCGGCGTCCAAGCCGTCTGCGTCCGCGAACTCGTCGAGAACGGCGACGACTACGGGGCGGGCGTCCACGACGTGCCCGACGACCTCGACAAGGAAGTCGCCGAGATCAAACTCGCTGCCGAAGGCGTCGAGATAGACGCCCTCTCCGAAGAACAGCGCGAGTACATGGGCAGTTGGAGCCACGGGACCTGA
- a CDS encoding formate/nitrite transporter family protein translates to MSEASEGEMKSSSDDQTPMSAILQTEIEHGLNELQRPSGGLFLSALSAGLDIGFGPLLMATVATTAAGTWSDVTSSIVLANLYAIGFIFVVLGRSELFTEHTTLAVVPVLNGDASVKQLGRLWGIIYAGNIVGAVAFSLIAVTVAPSFGIVDPSAFVDIALKLVDHPPEAKFAAAILAGWLMGLLSWLVSAAQETISRTFFVWLVATTIGIAHLPHCIAGIVEVLPAMIFSPKIGLATFAEFMAVSTVGNAIGGSVFVALLKYGHVVRAGSTTSR, encoded by the coding sequence ATGAGCGAGGCAAGCGAAGGGGAGATGAAGAGTAGCTCTGACGACCAGACGCCGATGAGCGCCATCCTCCAAACCGAGATAGAACACGGGCTGAACGAGTTGCAGCGCCCGTCGGGCGGCCTGTTCCTCTCGGCGCTGTCGGCGGGGTTGGACATCGGATTCGGCCCGTTGCTGATGGCCACGGTGGCGACGACGGCGGCGGGCACCTGGTCGGACGTGACGAGCAGCATCGTCCTCGCGAACCTCTACGCCATCGGGTTCATCTTCGTCGTCCTCGGCCGGTCGGAACTGTTCACCGAACACACCACCTTAGCGGTGGTTCCGGTGCTCAACGGCGACGCCTCGGTCAAGCAACTCGGCCGCCTGTGGGGTATCATCTACGCCGGCAACATCGTCGGCGCCGTCGCGTTCTCCCTCATCGCCGTCACCGTCGCCCCCTCGTTCGGCATCGTCGACCCGAGCGCGTTCGTCGACATCGCCCTGAAGCTCGTCGACCATCCCCCCGAGGCGAAGTTCGCCGCCGCCATCCTCGCGGGGTGGCTGATGGGACTGCTCTCGTGGCTCGTCTCCGCCGCCCAAGAGACCATCAGCCGGACGTTCTTCGTCTGGCTCGTCGCCACGACCATCGGCATCGCCCACCTGCCGCACTGCATCGCCGGCATCGTCGAGGTGCTTCCGGCCATGATATTCTCCCCCAAAATCGGGCTCGCCACGTTCGCGGAGTTCATGGCCGTCTCGACGGTGGGCAACGCTATCGGCGGCTCCGTCTTCGTCGCCCTCCTGAAGTACGGGCACGTCGTCCGCGCCGGGTCCACCACCTCGCGGTGA
- the hjc gene encoding Holliday junction resolvase Hjc produces the protein MSSNRKGDRRERELVNRLDEAGFAVMRAPASGSATERELPDVLAGNGEVFYAIEAKASSGRPIYLQGEEVEALIYFSQNFGAKARIAVRFDREDWYFFHPGDLYTTDGGNYRVKKETALAEGEAFESFVGGPAQSRLTDVSEESADGD, from the coding sequence ATGTCCTCGAACCGAAAGGGCGACCGCAGGGAGCGCGAACTCGTCAACCGCCTCGACGAGGCCGGGTTCGCGGTCATGCGCGCGCCGGCGTCCGGGAGCGCGACCGAACGCGAACTTCCGGACGTCCTCGCGGGCAACGGCGAGGTGTTCTACGCCATCGAGGCGAAGGCGAGTTCGGGTCGGCCCATCTACCTCCAGGGCGAGGAGGTGGAGGCGCTCATCTACTTCTCGCAGAACTTCGGCGCGAAGGCCCGAATCGCCGTCCGGTTCGACCGCGAGGACTGGTACTTCTTCCACCCGGGCGACCTCTACACGACCGACGGCGGCAACTACCGAGTGAAAAAGGAGACGGCGCTCGCGGAGGGGGAAGCGTTCGAGTCGTTCGTCGGCGGCCCGGCCCAGAGTAGACTGACGGACGTGAGCGAGGAGTCGGCGGACGGCGACTGA
- a CDS encoding SWIM zinc finger family protein: MRRMTTLPAEGFAGRTRRARAEAMAIRPLRDGRYVVETTGGTYVVDVETGTCTCPDSAIRRARCKHLRRVAIEINERLIPAPGERTSACAVCGRRTFVPMFDSAPTLCERHAHAPGDLVRDRETKSLLVVVRATGKRADESATGGGRLVADYESNENYGRHEPVFEAVYVDSLPLSGGVEDLAGRTRYRFPASRLRPVESDFADAESVRHATASDRPETRQASLV; the protein is encoded by the coding sequence GTGAGACGGATGACGACTCTCCCCGCCGAGGGGTTCGCCGGCCGCACGCGCCGCGCCCGCGCCGAAGCGATGGCCATCCGACCGCTCAGGGACGGCCGGTACGTCGTCGAGACGACCGGCGGAACGTACGTCGTCGACGTGGAGACCGGAACCTGCACCTGTCCGGACAGCGCAATCAGACGCGCCCGCTGTAAGCACCTGCGCCGCGTCGCCATCGAGATAAACGAGAGGCTGATTCCGGCCCCCGGCGAGCGAACGAGCGCCTGCGCCGTCTGCGGCCGCCGGACGTTCGTCCCGATGTTCGACTCCGCGCCCACCCTCTGCGAGCGACACGCTCACGCCCCCGGCGACTTGGTGCGCGACAGGGAGACGAAGAGCCTCCTCGTCGTCGTCCGCGCGACGGGCAAACGCGCCGACGAGTCGGCCACCGGAGGGGGAAGGCTCGTCGCCGACTACGAGAGCAACGAGAACTACGGCCGGCACGAACCCGTCTTCGAGGCCGTCTACGTCGACTCGCTGCCCCTCTCGGGCGGCGTCGAGGATTTAGCGGGACGGACGCGCTACCGCTTCCCCGCCTCGCGTCTCCGCCCGGTCGAATCCGACTTCGCCGACGCCGAGTCAGTCCGGCACGCGACGGCGTCGGACCGGCCGGAGACGCGGCAGGCGTCGCTGGTCTGA
- a CDS encoding DUF7345 domain-containing protein, translating to MSRPTGEARRLLRLLLVGALLVAGTAPTVVAAEPTDSGLVVELHDDGTATVTLRTTYDLAREEEARAFAELREDEGARERLVARYAERMTRVAAAAEAETDRTMRISEERVALSTNDGVGVVALSVRWEGLAATDDGRLTVAHPFASGFDVDRPLTLVGPTGYDAVETAPAPDSRTENRLAWESGAELDGFEVAFAPSGVETDSSADGPDTGTNVPGFGAVVAVVALFVAAMSARLRE from the coding sequence GTGAGCCGACCGACCGGTGAGGCGAGACGGCTACTGCGATTGCTGCTGGTCGGCGCCCTCCTCGTCGCCGGGACGGCGCCGACCGTCGTCGCGGCGGAACCGACCGACTCCGGACTCGTCGTCGAACTCCACGACGACGGAACCGCCACGGTGACGCTGCGAACCACCTACGACTTGGCGCGCGAGGAGGAGGCGCGAGCGTTCGCGGAACTGCGCGAGGACGAAGGCGCCCGCGAGCGACTGGTCGCGAGGTACGCGGAGAGAATGACCCGCGTGGCCGCGGCGGCCGAGGCGGAGACCGACCGGACCATGCGCATCTCCGAGGAACGCGTCGCGCTCTCGACGAACGACGGCGTGGGCGTCGTGGCGCTCTCGGTTCGGTGGGAGGGCCTCGCGGCGACGGACGACGGCCGACTCACCGTCGCTCACCCGTTCGCCAGCGGCTTCGACGTCGACCGGCCGCTGACGCTCGTCGGACCGACCGGCTACGACGCCGTCGAGACCGCACCCGCGCCCGACAGTCGGACCGAGAACCGCCTCGCGTGGGAGTCGGGGGCCGAACTGGACGGCTTCGAGGTGGCGTTCGCACCGTCCGGCGTCGAGACCGACTCGTCCGCGGACGGCCCCGACACGGGAACGAACGTCCCCGGGTTCGGTGCCGTCGTCGCGGTCGTCGCTCTGTTCGTCGCTGCGATGTCGGCTCGACTCCGCGAGTGA
- a CDS encoding DUF7472 family protein: MALEAEMRRKIVVSVAAVGFFIALVVGVGATYNDGGLVGDGGLVLVGILALFVLVMGIIGFILDR; encoded by the coding sequence ATGGCTCTCGAAGCGGAGATGCGTCGCAAGATCGTCGTCTCCGTCGCCGCAGTCGGCTTCTTCATCGCGCTCGTTGTGGGGGTCGGTGCGACCTACAACGACGGCGGACTCGTCGGGGACGGCGGCCTCGTACTCGTCGGCATCCTCGCGCTGTTCGTACTGGTGATGGGTATCATCGGCTTCATACTCGACCGCTGA
- a CDS encoding DNA primase, with protein MDPHFARYPFFDGARDAVGDADISPAELIAEDAPAVERGLERVERALMEGTVAPEDERRWTDREELLSYPIARILVSLVDTPAAVDKYAAAEAATAHDRFQTDFESDDDGLQSTGTRTVSLDDVLREFDLSGDVRPERAEGGGRRGGRDPSHYWVDAGAYLTLSTAEWGERWRLVNRELAAGDVRVTEEELRRLLEEAVRRRVAEGLPFSVRGSAAGEEIADALEEEVAALRTLLNDHDAAGGAEVDAVVPGLFPPCMKELVQRARNGESLASHSEFSLVSFLVALGMDATEVTTLLGADEEAAARMETRVEYLADAEGAQFAPPSCASMQSYGDCVNRDERCETISHPLSYYAGALRDAGEVRDWREAVADGD; from the coding sequence ATGGACCCGCACTTCGCCCGGTATCCCTTCTTCGACGGCGCGCGCGACGCCGTCGGCGACGCGGACATCTCGCCGGCGGAACTCATCGCCGAGGACGCCCCCGCCGTCGAACGGGGCCTCGAGCGGGTCGAACGCGCGCTGATGGAGGGCACCGTCGCCCCCGAAGACGAACGGCGCTGGACCGACCGCGAGGAACTGCTCTCCTACCCCATCGCGCGCATCCTCGTCTCCCTCGTGGACACCCCCGCCGCCGTCGACAAGTACGCCGCCGCGGAGGCCGCGACGGCGCACGACCGCTTCCAGACGGACTTCGAATCCGACGACGACGGCCTGCAGAGCACCGGGACGCGAACCGTCTCGCTGGACGACGTGCTCCGGGAGTTCGACCTCTCGGGCGACGTGCGACCCGAACGCGCCGAGGGCGGCGGGCGCCGGGGCGGCCGCGACCCCTCGCACTACTGGGTGGACGCGGGCGCGTACCTGACGCTCTCGACGGCCGAGTGGGGCGAGCGCTGGCGCCTCGTCAACCGCGAACTCGCCGCCGGCGACGTGCGCGTGACCGAAGAGGAACTCCGCCGACTGCTGGAGGAGGCGGTGCGCCGCCGCGTCGCCGAGGGTCTCCCGTTCTCCGTGCGGGGGAGCGCGGCCGGCGAGGAGATAGCCGACGCCCTCGAAGAGGAGGTTGCCGCGCTGCGGACCCTGCTGAACGACCACGACGCGGCCGGTGGCGCCGAGGTAGACGCCGTCGTCCCCGGGCTGTTTCCCCCCTGCATGAAGGAGTTGGTTCAGCGCGCCCGAAACGGCGAGTCGCTCGCCTCGCACAGCGAGTTCTCGCTCGTCTCCTTCCTCGTCGCTCTCGGCATGGACGCGACGGAAGTGACCACGCTGCTCGGGGCCGACGAGGAGGCGGCGGCGCGGATGGAGACGCGCGTCGAGTACCTCGCGGACGCCGAGGGCGCGCAGTTCGCCCCACCCTCGTGTGCGAGCATGCAGTCGTACGGCGACTGCGTGAACAGAGACGAGCGCTGCGAGACCATCTCACATCCCCTGTCGTACTACGCGGGCGCCCTGCGGGACGCCGGCGAGGTGCGCGACTGGCGCGAGGCGGTCGCGGACGGGGACTGA
- a CDS encoding DUF7474 family protein: MPQFDYPCPDCRATNSLHDVDCRFEGTPWPAVEKAYVDAVARLTAGPVAEDDLESEVHGDWDNLHRAALERLKRDGRVSEANGVLRLLTAEEFREEVSEPTAEPMKTIYRRGSVPGCHDNAVFAMIAWYEMVGLSWSETREKVVSWLEESGTWSRGGFEEATPAQLVDSKRHVYEAGYGWKEKAQSAKRVIDRHR; encoded by the coding sequence GTGCCGCAGTTCGACTACCCGTGTCCCGACTGCCGGGCGACCAACAGTCTCCACGACGTGGACTGCCGCTTCGAGGGGACGCCGTGGCCCGCCGTCGAGAAAGCCTACGTCGACGCCGTCGCGCGACTCACGGCGGGGCCGGTCGCCGAGGACGACCTCGAGTCCGAGGTCCACGGCGACTGGGACAACCTCCACCGCGCCGCCCTCGAACGGTTGAAGCGCGACGGCCGGGTGTCGGAGGCCAACGGCGTGCTCAGACTGCTGACCGCCGAGGAGTTCCGCGAGGAGGTCTCGGAACCCACCGCGGAGCCGATGAAGACCATCTACCGCCGCGGGAGCGTCCCCGGCTGTCACGACAACGCCGTCTTCGCCATGATCGCGTGGTACGAGATGGTCGGCCTCTCGTGGTCGGAGACGCGCGAGAAGGTGGTGTCGTGGCTCGAAGAGAGCGGAACGTGGTCCCGCGGCGGATTCGAGGAGGCGACGCCGGCCCAACTGGTCGACAGCAAGCGCCACGTCTACGAGGCGGGGTACGGCTGGAAGGAGAAGGCCCAGTCGGCGAAGCGCGTCATCGACCGCCACCGCTGA
- a CDS encoding MFS transporter, with amino-acid sequence MSEPEATGGDDGATPAAETVDSPRRALAIVVGIVFIDLLGFGVVIPVLPFYVRSFAVSDVLIGLLAASYSLMQFLFAPLLGRLSDARGRRPVLMLSLFGNVVAWTVFGLAAEVGLLLGTTAALATLFTSRMLAGAMGGNIATAQAYIADVTAPERRAAALGLVGAAFGLGFVFGPAIGGAAASDGAVAAAESVLPSFVPATRFSLPSFVAAALSLVALAATAAFLPEPDRQRGTAGRATLVGQFASALRDRSLRGLVVAFFLVSLAFSGVQVMFIPYAADLFGYDETQTALLLTYIGVLGVLNQGVLVGRLSRRYPERRIALAGAVLLAAALAAIPFSHLVGAAVPLAGVGPAWFTGPVAVLLTVLACLSVGNSLLNVALSALVSRAVPADRQGNAFGVTQGAGSLGRTVGPPLMAALYVVVYWSPFVAGALLALPVVAILAGRVLGDATAAAPPSGSE; translated from the coding sequence GTGAGCGAACCAGAGGCGACGGGCGGCGACGACGGGGCGACGCCCGCGGCGGAGACCGTCGACTCCCCCCGTCGAGCCCTCGCCATCGTCGTCGGCATCGTGTTCATCGACCTGCTCGGCTTCGGCGTCGTCATCCCCGTCCTCCCGTTCTACGTTCGCAGTTTCGCGGTGAGCGACGTACTCATCGGGCTGCTCGCCGCGTCGTACTCGCTGATGCAGTTTCTCTTTGCACCCTTACTGGGCCGCCTCTCGGACGCGCGCGGCCGGCGGCCCGTCCTCATGCTGTCGCTGTTCGGCAACGTCGTCGCGTGGACCGTCTTCGGCCTCGCCGCCGAAGTCGGCCTCCTCCTCGGGACGACGGCCGCGCTGGCGACGCTGTTTACCTCGCGGATGCTCGCCGGTGCGATGGGCGGCAACATCGCCACCGCGCAGGCGTACATCGCGGACGTGACGGCCCCCGAACGCCGCGCCGCCGCCCTCGGTTTAGTGGGCGCGGCGTTTGGCCTCGGATTCGTCTTCGGCCCGGCCATCGGCGGCGCCGCCGCCAGCGACGGCGCCGTCGCCGCCGCGGAGTCGGTGCTTCCGTCGTTCGTCCCGGCGACGCGCTTCTCCCTGCCGAGTTTCGTCGCGGCCGCTCTCAGTCTCGTCGCTCTCGCCGCCACCGCGGCGTTCCTCCCCGAACCCGACCGGCAGCGCGGGACGGCGGGACGCGCGACGCTCGTCGGTCAGTTCGCTTCGGCCCTGCGCGACCGGTCGCTCCGCGGCCTCGTCGTCGCCTTCTTCCTCGTCTCCTTGGCGTTCTCCGGGGTGCAGGTCATGTTCATCCCGTACGCCGCCGACCTGTTCGGCTACGACGAGACGCAGACAGCGCTGCTTCTCACCTACATCGGCGTGCTCGGCGTGCTGAACCAGGGCGTCCTCGTCGGCCGTCTCTCGCGGCGCTACCCCGAGCGCCGCATCGCACTGGCGGGCGCCGTCCTCCTCGCCGCCGCCCTCGCCGCCATCCCGTTCTCGCATCTCGTCGGCGCGGCCGTCCCGCTGGCGGGCGTCGGCCCGGCGTGGTTCACCGGCCCCGTGGCGGTGCTCCTGACGGTTCTCGCCTGTCTCTCCGTCGGTAACAGCCTGCTGAACGTCGCGCTGTCGGCGCTCGTCTCGCGCGCCGTGCCGGCGGACAGGCAGGGCAACGCCTTCGGCGTCACGCAGGGGGCCGGCAGCCTCGGGCGGACCGTCGGCCCGCCGCTGATGGCGGCGCTGTACGTCGTCGTCTACTGGTCGCCGTTCGTCGCGGGCGCGCTGTTGGCGCTCCCCGTCGTCGCCATCCTCGCCGGGCGTGTCCTCGGCGACGCGACGGCGGCCGCGCCGCCGAGCGGGTCGGAGTAG